A genomic segment from Desulfobulbaceae bacterium encodes:
- a CDS encoding PEP-CTERM sorting domain-containing protein, whose translation EPGTMLLLGTGLAGLVAARRRKTANKA comes from the coding sequence GAGCCAGGAACAATGTTACTTTTAGGTACTGGACTTGCTGGTTTGGTTGCTGCACGTAGAAGAAAAACAGCCAATAAAGCATAA